A portion of the Oscillospiraceae bacterium genome contains these proteins:
- the galE gene encoding UDP-glucose 4-epimerase GalE, whose protein sequence is MAILVSGGAGYIGSHTCIELLNAGYDVVVADNYYNASPVVLDRVKQITGKDFRFYNADMTKHEDVEKIFTECPDITAVIQFAAYKAVGESVSKPIEYYYNNLNCTLVILDVMRRHNCKNFVFSSSATVYGDPASVPITEDFPVGATTNPYGTTKAFTERILQDVCKADPSLNVALLRYFNPIGAHKSGLIGEDPNGIPNNLMPYIAKVAVGKLEKVHVFGNDYPTPDGTGVRDYIHVVDLARGHVCAIRKLETNCGLFICNLGTGKGYSVLEVLHAFEKACGKQIPYVIDPRRPGDIAECYADPTKAKNELGWVAQYGIEDMCADSWNWQQKNPDGYNTAK, encoded by the coding sequence ATGGCAATTTTGGTTTCCGGCGGTGCCGGCTATATCGGCAGCCACACCTGCATCGAACTTCTGAATGCCGGCTATGACGTGGTCGTGGCAGATAACTATTATAACGCTTCCCCCGTGGTGCTGGACCGCGTGAAGCAGATCACCGGCAAGGACTTCCGCTTCTACAATGCGGACATGACCAAGCACGAGGACGTGGAGAAGATCTTCACCGAGTGCCCGGACATCACCGCCGTCATCCAGTTTGCCGCTTACAAGGCGGTGGGCGAGAGCGTGTCCAAGCCCATCGAATACTACTATAATAACCTCAACTGCACGCTGGTCATCCTGGATGTGATGCGCCGCCACAACTGCAAGAACTTCGTGTTCAGCTCTTCGGCCACCGTCTACGGCGACCCCGCCAGCGTGCCCATCACCGAGGACTTCCCCGTGGGTGCCACCACCAACCCCTACGGCACCACCAAGGCTTTCACTGAGCGCATCCTGCAGGATGTCTGCAAGGCCGACCCCAGCCTGAACGTGGCCCTGCTGCGCTACTTCAACCCCATCGGTGCCCACAAGTCCGGCCTTATCGGCGAGGACCCCAACGGCATCCCCAACAACCTGATGCCCTACATCGCCAAGGTGGCGGTCGGCAAGCTGGAAAAGGTGCATGTGTTCGGCAACGACTACCCCACCCCGGACGGCACCGGCGTGCGCGACTACATCCATGTGGTGGACCTGGCCCGCGGCCATGTGTGCGCCATCCGGAAGCTGGAAACGAACTGCGGCCTGTTCATCTGCAACCTGGGCACCGGCAAGGGCTACAGCGTGCTGGAAGTGCTCCACGCCTTTGAAAAGGCCTGCGGCAAGCAGATCCCCTACGTCATCGACCCCCGCCGCCCCGGCGATATCGCTGAGTGCTACGCCGACCCCACCAAGGCCAAGAACGAGCTGGGCTGGGTGGCACAGTACGGCATTGAGGACATGTGCGCCGACAGCTGGAACTGGCAGCAGAAGAACCCCGACGGCTACAACACCGCAAAGTAA
- a CDS encoding galactose mutarotase, protein MAQIRSKPFGVTKEGANVTEYILSNPGGLTVSVLDYGCVIKSIIVPAKNGPVDVVVGHDTMADYEADFNSSGSTCCGAFVGRYANRIENAVFTVGGKTYQLEANNGPNHLHGCFSRKLYRVKSFGDTLLMEAESPDGEDGFPGNLKIAVRYTLTEDNAFRMDYRVSSDADTIVNLTNHSYFNLDGGGDVLNQKLRIYASRYLEGNNQCCPTGAILPVADTPMDFTAGKLIGREIDTGFAQTTMVGGGYDHCYVIDRARGSSQSICAWATSDKTGISMKLYTTQPGIQLYTANFLQDCPSPGKGGKPLQKYGGFALETQHYPCSPSHPEFPSTVLRAGKVFRATTTLRFFTGKQCGKL, encoded by the coding sequence ATGGCACAGATCCGCTCAAAGCCCTTCGGTGTGACCAAAGAGGGCGCGAATGTTACCGAATATATCCTGTCCAACCCCGGTGGGTTGACCGTCAGCGTACTGGACTACGGCTGCGTGATCAAAAGCATCATCGTGCCGGCCAAAAACGGCCCGGTGGACGTGGTGGTGGGTCACGACACCATGGCAGACTACGAGGCGGACTTCAACTCCTCCGGCAGCACCTGCTGCGGTGCCTTTGTGGGCCGCTACGCCAACCGCATCGAGAATGCAGTATTTACCGTGGGGGGCAAGACCTATCAGCTGGAGGCCAACAACGGCCCCAACCACCTCCACGGCTGCTTCAGCCGCAAGCTCTACCGGGTCAAATCCTTTGGCGACACCCTGCTCATGGAGGCCGAGAGCCCCGACGGCGAGGATGGATTCCCCGGCAACCTGAAGATCGCGGTGCGCTATACCCTCACCGAGGACAATGCATTCCGTATGGATTACCGCGTCTCTTCCGACGCGGACACCATCGTGAACCTGACCAACCACAGCTACTTCAATCTGGACGGCGGCGGCGACGTGCTGAACCAGAAGCTGCGCATCTATGCCTCCCGCTATCTGGAAGGCAACAATCAGTGCTGTCCCACCGGTGCCATTCTGCCGGTGGCGGACACGCCCATGGACTTCACCGCGGGCAAGCTCATCGGCCGGGAGATCGACACCGGCTTTGCCCAGACCACCATGGTGGGCGGCGGCTATGACCACTGCTACGTCATCGACCGCGCCCGCGGTTCCAGCCAGAGCATCTGCGCCTGGGCCACCAGCGACAAGACCGGCATCAGCATGAAGCTGTACACCACCCAGCCGGGCATCCAGCTGTACACAGCCAACTTCCTGCAGGACTGCCCCAGCCCCGGCAAGGGCGGCAAGCCGCTGCAGAAATACGGCGGCTTTGCGCTGGAAACGCAGCACTACCCCTGCAGCCCCTCCCACCCGGAGTTCCCCTCCACGGTGCTGCGGGCCGGCAAGGTGTTCCGCGCCACCACCACCCTGCGCTTCTTCACCGGCAAGCAGTGCGGGAAACTGTAA